From Papaver somniferum cultivar HN1 unplaced genomic scaffold, ASM357369v1 unplaced-scaffold_99, whole genome shotgun sequence, the proteins below share one genomic window:
- the LOC113346381 gene encoding uncharacterized protein LOC113346381 yields the protein MKGHMHNTLEKLRILNYFKVRHRSCKTSTPIEISWTPHNQDEIMICCNGASFGNPGQAGSGVVFCDASSKALGVLCVGLGWQTNLYAEVCAIIYDAIMAKRWNMRSICIRSDSKSCIQAFQNGELPWQLVQKWKIAKSYYINVRYLHSYREVNFSADASAKQACLLAEDIFEFFEGRPGFIPSVEWSGRDYYRFK from the coding sequence ATGAAAGGCCACATGCATAATACTTTAGAGAAGTTACGCATTCTGAATTATTTCAAGGTACGGCATAGATCATGCAAAACGTCTAccccaattgagattagttggaCTCCTCATAATCAAGATGAAATTATGATCTGTTGTAATGGTGCATCTTTCGGAAACCCAGGCCAAGCTGGTTCAGGTGTTGTTTTCTGTGATGCAAGTTCGAAGGCACTTGGTGTTCTTTGTGTTGGACTTGGTTGGCAAACAAATTTATATGCGGAAGTATGTGCGATTATTTATGATGCGATTATGGCTAAGAGATGGAATATGCGGAGTATTTGCATTCGTTCTGATTCGAAGAGttgcattcaagcttttcaaaacgGTGAGCTACCTTGGCAGCTGGTGCAGAAGTGGAAAATTGCGAAGTCTTACTACATCAACGTTCGTTATCTTCATAGCTATAGGGAGGTTAATTTCTCAGCTGATGCCTCGGCAAAGCAAGCATGTTTGCTGGCTgaggatatttttgagttttttgaGGGTAGGCCGGGTTTTATTCCATCTGTGGAATGGTCTGGAAGGGATTATTATCGTTTCAAATAG